From Flavobacterium sp. 102, a single genomic window includes:
- the xerA gene encoding site-specific tyrosine recombinase/integron integrase, giving the protein MKYTAKIITHRGEKRVAVFFDRDDGLIAAIKAIDGSKWSQTMKVWHLPDHDENRKMFGLPLIIDSLPSEEGAQSLENFRRWLRSKRYSDSTIKTYMEAAKSFLVFFKHKASNTISNEDVILYNNEYILKNNLSASYQNQIVSSIKLYFTTVQDRKVEIESIHRPKREKVLPNVLSKEEVKLILESQNNIKHKAMLCLIYSCGLRRSELLQLKLADIDSKRNIVFIRQAKGKKDRIAPLSPKILALLRDYYKGYKPKVWLFEGKVKGQPYSEQTLQTILKQAVKKAGITKPVTLHWLRHSYATHLLESGTDLRYIQELLGHSRSRTTEIYTHVSTNSLQQIRSPFDDL; this is encoded by the coding sequence ATGAAGTATACAGCCAAAATTATTACGCATAGAGGTGAAAAGCGAGTAGCGGTATTTTTTGACCGAGATGATGGATTGATTGCTGCAATAAAGGCGATTGATGGATCGAAATGGAGCCAAACGATGAAGGTTTGGCACTTGCCTGACCATGATGAAAACCGAAAAATGTTTGGGTTACCGCTGATTATTGATTCGCTTCCGAGTGAAGAAGGTGCGCAAAGTTTGGAAAATTTCAGGCGTTGGTTGCGGTCAAAGCGCTATAGTGACAGTACCATAAAGACTTATATGGAAGCGGCGAAGTCGTTTTTAGTTTTTTTTAAGCATAAAGCCAGTAATACTATTTCGAATGAAGATGTGATTTTGTATAACAACGAGTATATTTTGAAAAACAATTTATCGGCTTCGTATCAGAATCAAATTGTGAGTTCGATTAAGTTGTATTTCACGACTGTTCAGGATCGAAAGGTTGAAATTGAGAGTATTCACAGGCCAAAACGCGAGAAGGTTTTGCCGAATGTTTTGAGTAAAGAGGAAGTAAAATTGATTTTGGAATCGCAAAATAACATTAAGCATAAGGCGATGTTGTGTTTGATTTACAGTTGTGGATTGAGACGTAGTGAGTTGTTGCAATTGAAACTTGCTGATATTGATTCAAAACGAAACATTGTGTTTATTAGGCAAGCCAAGGGCAAGAAAGATAGGATTGCGCCTTTGAGTCCGAAAATTTTGGCGTTGTTACGGGATTATTACAAAGGTTACAAACCAAAAGTTTGGCTTTTTGAGGGTAAAGTGAAAGGCCAACCCTACTCAGAGCAAACTTTGCAAACGATTTTAAAGCAAGCGGTAAAGAAAGCCGGAATAACCAAACCGGTTACGCTGCACTGGTTGCGTCATAGTTATGCTACGCATTTGTTGGAAAGTGGCACAGATTTGCGTTACATTCAGGAACTTTTGGGGCACAGCCGAAGTAGAACTACGGAAATATATACTCATGTGAGTACCAATAGTTTGCAACAAATAAGAAGTCCGTTTGATGATTTGTAA